One Synergistaceae bacterium DNA window includes the following coding sequences:
- a CDS encoding putative Ig domain-containing protein — protein sequence MKKILCVMMLLCATASGAFGSVAITAGNFPDKIFRTYISSTFDVDSDGVLSSTEIASADSMYIGSKGITDLTGIKHFTSLRYLYCSNNGLINLDLSGCTNLRALLCSLNSLTNLNVTGCTRLERIYGWANSLESLNVSTCTALTRLSCSMNRLPELDVSSNRALMYLDCARNNLSVLNLRNNAAIKELDCASNGISALDLSSNLALKELKCSNNFLRALDLSLHTALTDAVVSVQNISGLNSHARGDGTYYVDLVNDCGLSSANLSRIISSSVKGYNTKSANVLTDYDTASGVASFSEEPVRFCYDYDTGSEHVMSVAFNAFPKITMTELVSGYANRKYDCSLEASGTGSLRWSIDDEAKLPDGLNFYGTLGKISGTPKAEGKYTFTLTVSNTLGSDSKTFTLEILSPSSSPESPIITTTNADIPTGYVNTSYSFYLSASLKSGITWSIDEGEVPGLTLSSSGRLAGRPSQSGSFDITVSVTDRYGGTDSQKFTVSVLPSSEIEGGPVILTTQAELPAAYERTKYSFKFTASGQYSSSWSIVSGDIPGLGLSSAGSLTGTPERTGEFPFTVQAMMRQTGGTDTKSFVLTVKAVAETPETPAPSNPVTPEQSGGDSGGGGCDASAEGMLAAAVCLPGLLVKRRKRLAVMLVVCLAVIENSAWADVAINATNFPDEIFKNYVSSNFDTNNDGTLSDAEIANITSIYMGSLGITSLKGIEYFTALRTLNFGGNQLATLDVSHNTALTYLVCDNNQLTTLDVSRNTALRRLNSSPQGKKGLIISNTGDSSYPYQLEFSNYMNSSQFSNVSGVQGRDSISSNIATTYAGGIARFASLPASVKYSYNTGYAGSGGTMDVTISGNTSDTPTTPTTPDTPAPNTPTTPTTPESSPLSSHKYTVFDLPMTWTEAKAYCESLGGHLATITSQEEFDIVVSLLSADEDRPYWLGASDAEQEGSWKWVTSEDFTFTKWHTGEPNNQGGEEHYLILAKDSDNSWGWNDATNSHNGIDPSMWSFICEWEPVEADFAPMNSEYLRYLEDPEAYFDGSEFYGDTPDPLDLSHLADNPPRGTVTPASAFKASSKHDPRTSGTLPQVRNQTPYGTCWSFASLGALETSYIAQGFGSTAPDTSELHQAWFVYKDTREGYSYPLDDKKKPTLEQGGNSSQSIAFLSRAGTASENDMPYSQAASIENNPPSRHPEDYPNAIRLKEAYNIGAVNANNREEIKRLIQQYGAVTFAYEHKKGELAGASYYYNTSKGYGHMVDAVGWDDDYSRTNFKNTPSSNGAWLIRNSWGTGSGDGGYFWMSYEQTIGDCAVFIAAKDSGLTHKGYDVLTQAGRNDFRWSANVFRADGKETIREIAFTTTDNNVPYEVYINKLGKNRPVNPGVPKEKAASGIMPYAGYHTIELSTSVDLESNDYFAVILKCEKGSAYDYTSAVEDPETVRAASVNAGESYFAKASSIPGDADWKDGATITDDGKGRPCNACIKAFTVPEGYVEPQPTPDTPAPQGDEGGGGSGGCMTTSGIAGMAAIAVLFLKSRMLFTAPGVCFVKR from the coding sequence ATGAAGAAGATATTGTGCGTAATGATGCTTCTGTGTGCGACGGCATCAGGAGCATTCGGAAGCGTCGCCATAACGGCAGGGAATTTCCCTGACAAGATATTCAGGACATACATCAGCAGCACGTTCGACGTAGATTCGGACGGAGTGCTGAGCAGTACGGAGATAGCATCAGCAGATAGTATGTACATCGGCAGTAAGGGCATAACAGACCTGACGGGGATAAAACACTTTACATCCCTGCGTTACCTTTACTGCTCGAACAACGGCCTAATCAATCTTGATTTGAGCGGGTGTACTAACCTAAGAGCTTTGTTATGTTCCCTCAACAGCCTCACGAACCTTAATGTTACGGGCTGCACTAGGCTCGAAAGAATCTACGGCTGGGCCAACAGCTTGGAGAGCCTCAATGTCAGCACATGCACGGCACTCACAAGACTGTCTTGTTCCATGAACAGACTCCCAGAACTTGACGTGAGCAGCAACAGAGCATTAATGTACTTGGATTGCGCCAGAAACAACCTCAGCGTCCTCAACCTCAGGAACAATGCCGCAATCAAGGAATTAGACTGTGCTTCCAACGGCATTAGTGCTCTCGATCTTTCCAGCAATCTGGCACTTAAGGAACTCAAATGCTCTAACAATTTCCTTAGGGCTCTTGATCTGAGCCTACACACTGCATTAACCGACGCGGTAGTATCCGTGCAGAACATCAGCGGCCTTAATTCACACGCAAGAGGGGACGGGACATACTACGTTGACCTCGTTAATGACTGCGGCCTGAGCTCCGCGAACCTCAGCAGAATCATCTCCTCGAGCGTCAAAGGGTACAACACCAAGTCTGCCAACGTACTGACAGACTATGACACTGCTTCAGGGGTTGCTTCGTTCAGCGAAGAGCCCGTGAGGTTCTGCTACGACTACGATACAGGTTCAGAGCACGTAATGAGTGTAGCGTTCAACGCTTTCCCGAAAATCACGATGACTGAACTCGTGAGCGGGTATGCGAACAGAAAGTATGACTGCAGCCTCGAGGCTTCAGGTACAGGTTCGCTCAGATGGAGCATTGATGACGAGGCGAAACTTCCTGACGGTCTTAATTTCTACGGTACTCTGGGGAAAATATCCGGCACTCCGAAGGCTGAGGGAAAGTATACGTTCACGCTGACAGTCAGCAATACGCTGGGGAGCGACTCCAAGACGTTCACGCTGGAGATACTGTCGCCGTCGTCATCGCCCGAAAGCCCGATAATCACCACAACCAACGCAGATATTCCTACGGGGTACGTGAATACGTCGTACAGCTTTTATCTGAGCGCATCCCTGAAATCAGGCATCACATGGAGCATTGATGAGGGAGAAGTTCCGGGATTGACGCTCTCGTCATCAGGCAGGCTTGCGGGAAGACCGTCTCAGTCGGGCTCGTTCGACATCACGGTGAGTGTTACGGATCGTTACGGCGGGACGGACTCGCAGAAGTTCACGGTTTCGGTTCTTCCGTCGTCGGAGATTGAGGGCGGGCCTGTGATTCTGACTACGCAGGCAGAGCTTCCGGCGGCGTACGAGAGGACGAAGTACAGCTTCAAGTTCACAGCATCCGGGCAGTACTCTTCCTCGTGGTCAATAGTGAGCGGAGATATTCCGGGACTTGGGCTGTCGAGTGCTGGTTCTCTCACGGGAACGCCGGAGCGTACGGGAGAGTTTCCGTTCACGGTTCAGGCCATGATGAGGCAGACAGGAGGGACTGACACGAAGAGTTTTGTGCTCACGGTGAAGGCTGTGGCTGAGACCCCTGAGACACCTGCGCCGTCAAACCCTGTAACACCTGAGCAGTCAGGAGGGGACAGCGGAGGCGGAGGATGTGATGCTTCGGCTGAAGGAATGCTAGCGGCGGCGGTGTGCTTGCCGGGCTTGCTGGTGAAGCGGAGGAAGAGGCTGGCGGTTATGCTGGTGGTGTGTCTTGCCGTGATTGAGAACTCAGCGTGGGCAGATGTGGCGATAAATGCTACTAATTTTCCTGATGAGATATTCAAGAACTACGTTAGCAGTAATTTTGATACGAATAACGACGGAACTCTGAGCGATGCGGAGATAGCGAATATTACGAGTATTTACATGGGAAGTCTAGGAATTACCTCGTTGAAAGGGATAGAGTACTTCACCGCATTGAGGACACTGAACTTCGGCGGCAACCAGCTGGCGACGCTGGACGTGAGCCACAACACCGCCTTGACGTATCTGGTATGCGACAACAACCAGCTGACGACGCTGGACGTGAGCCGCAACACTGCCTTGAGGAGGCTGAACAGCTCTCCACAAGGGAAGAAAGGACTCATCATCTCCAACACTGGCGACTCATCATATCCCTATCAGCTCGAGTTCAGTAACTACATGAATAGCAGCCAGTTTTCGAATGTCTCAGGGGTTCAGGGAAGAGACAGCATTAGTTCTAACATCGCCACAACATACGCGGGCGGTATTGCACGTTTCGCTTCACTTCCTGCCTCTGTTAAGTACTCCTATAACACAGGATACGCTGGTTCTGGCGGCACAATGGACGTAACTATCTCGGGCAATACATCAGACACACCGACTACTCCGACAACGCCGGACACTCCAGCCCCTAATACTCCTACCACACCAACCACACCCGAATCTTCCCCGCTCTCCAGCCACAAGTACACCGTCTTCGACCTCCCCATGACGTGGACCGAAGCCAAAGCCTACTGCGAATCTCTCGGCGGACACCTCGCAACAATAACTTCTCAGGAAGAGTTCGACATTGTAGTGAGTCTGCTGTCTGCGGATGAAGACCGTCCGTACTGGCTAGGGGCATCTGACGCTGAACAGGAAGGTTCGTGGAAATGGGTAACAAGTGAAGACTTCACGTTCACCAAATGGCACACCGGCGAGCCCAACAATCAGGGCGGCGAAGAACACTACCTCATCCTCGCCAAAGACAGCGACAATTCTTGGGGCTGGAACGACGCAACCAACAGCCATAACGGCATCGACCCATCTATGTGGTCATTCATCTGCGAGTGGGAGCCGGTAGAGGCCGACTTTGCACCGATGAACTCCGAGTACCTGCGCTACCTCGAAGACCCGGAAGCGTACTTCGACGGCTCAGAGTTCTACGGCGATACCCCTGACCCTCTGGATCTCTCCCACCTCGCGGACAATCCTCCGAGAGGCACGGTAACCCCAGCGTCAGCCTTCAAGGCCTCCTCCAAGCATGACCCGCGAACGTCAGGGACTCTCCCGCAGGTCAGGAATCAGACCCCTTACGGCACATGCTGGAGCTTCGCATCACTGGGAGCTCTCGAGACTAGCTACATTGCTCAGGGCTTCGGCAGCACCGCGCCGGACACCTCAGAGCTTCATCAGGCGTGGTTCGTCTACAAGGACACCAGAGAAGGCTACTCGTACCCCCTCGACGATAAGAAGAAACCTACACTCGAGCAGGGAGGCAACAGCTCGCAGTCTATAGCCTTCCTCTCGCGCGCAGGCACTGCCTCAGAAAACGATATGCCCTACAGCCAAGCCGCAAGCATAGAGAACAATCCTCCTTCAAGGCATCCCGAAGATTACCCTAACGCTATCAGGCTCAAAGAGGCCTACAACATAGGAGCAGTGAACGCAAACAACAGGGAGGAAATCAAGAGATTAATCCAGCAGTACGGGGCAGTTACTTTTGCCTACGAGCATAAGAAGGGAGAACTTGCCGGTGCTTCGTACTACTACAATACCTCAAAGGGTTACGGGCACATGGTCGATGCTGTGGGCTGGGACGATGATTACTCCCGCACCAACTTCAAGAACACGCCCTCGTCGAACGGCGCGTGGCTTATCCGCAACAGCTGGGGCACAGGCAGCGGAGACGGCGGGTACTTCTGGATGTCCTACGAGCAGACGATAGGAGACTGTGCGGTGTTCATTGCCGCAAAAGACTCGGGCCTCACGCACAAGGGCTACGATGTCCTGACACAGGCGGGGCGCAACGATTTCCGCTGGTCAGCAAATGTCTTCAGGGCGGACGGCAAGGAAACCATCAGGGAAATAGCCTTCACCACGACAGACAACAACGTTCCCTACGAGGTCTACATCAACAAGCTGGGGAAAAACCGTCCTGTTAATCCCGGCGTGCCTAAAGAGAAAGCAGCCTCCGGGATAATGCCTTACGCCGGATACCACACGATTGAGCTGAGCACTTCAGTTGATCTTGAGAGCAACGACTATTTTGCTGTGATCCTGAAGTGCGAGAAGGGGTCTGCGTATGACTACACCAGCGCAGTGGAAGACCCCGAAACAGTGAGGGCCGCCAGCGTTAATGCCGGAGAAAGCTACTTCGCCAAAGCCTCGAGTATTCCCGGAGATGCGGACTGGAAGGACGGAGCAACGATCACTGATGACGGCAAGGGCAGGCCGTGCAACGCGTGCATCAAGGCATTCACTGTGCCGGAAGGCTACGTAGAACCTCAGCCGACACCCGACACACCTGCCCCGCAGGGCGACGAAGGCGGCGGCGGAAGCGGAGGCTGCATGACTACTTCCGGCATCGCAGGAATGGCAGCAATCGCGGTCTTGTTCCTGAAAAGCAGGATGCTTTTCACAGCACCCGGTGTCTGTTTTGTAAAGCGTTAA
- a CDS encoding GatB/YqeY domain-containing protein has protein sequence MSLTETITHDLTQAMKAREEPTLSTLRMLKSELQKLQADKGRSYEITDADVQAVIKRLIKQRKDAAEQYSAGGATERAEAELAEAKVLEPYLPKQLGDEELDSLIRETAEKISASSVKDMGKLMKAVMSKIKGLADGARVKEKVTAFLNK, from the coding sequence ATGTCGTTGACAGAGACAATTACCCATGACCTCACGCAGGCCATGAAAGCACGCGAAGAACCCACGCTCTCGACGCTGAGGATGCTGAAGTCCGAGCTTCAGAAGCTGCAGGCCGACAAGGGCAGGAGCTACGAGATAACGGACGCGGATGTTCAGGCGGTCATCAAGAGGCTCATCAAGCAGAGGAAGGATGCCGCAGAGCAGTATTCTGCAGGAGGGGCAACGGAACGTGCAGAAGCAGAACTTGCTGAAGCGAAAGTGCTTGAACCATACCTGCCCAAACAACTGGGCGACGAAGAGCTTGATTCTCTGATAAGAGAGACTGCGGAGAAAATTTCAGCCTCGAGCGTCAAGGACATGGGCAAACTGATGAAGGCTGTCATGTCTAAGATAAAAGGTCTCGCTGATGGTGCAAGAGTGAAGGAGAAGGTTACTGCGTTCCTGAACAAGTAA
- a CDS encoding 30S ribosomal protein S21 produces the protein MTTVTRKDGESLEDTLKRFRREVARVGTLREARKREHYEKPSDAKKIKRAEAARKRKSMRRRSIG, from the coding sequence ATGACCACAGTAACCCGCAAGGACGGCGAGTCGCTCGAAGATACCCTGAAGAGATTCAGGCGTGAAGTTGCCAGAGTAGGCACACTCAGAGAAGCTCGCAAGCGCGAACACTACGAGAAGCCCAGCGACGCGAAGAAGATCAAGCGCGCCGAAGCTGCCCGCAAGCGCAAGAGTATGCGCCGCAGAAGTATAGGCTAG
- a CDS encoding histidine triad nucleotide-binding protein, translating to MLSDCIFCKIAGGEIPVDFVYSDDNVVAFNDANPQAPVHVLVIPKQHYASSLAVDDPSVWSSLMESAVKVARSLGLEDKGWRMVINTGEQGGQTVPHLHLHLLAGRNLGWPPG from the coding sequence ATTTTGAGCGATTGTATTTTCTGCAAGATAGCTGGCGGCGAAATACCCGTTGATTTCGTCTACAGTGATGACAATGTTGTAGCCTTCAATGACGCTAACCCGCAGGCTCCTGTTCACGTTCTCGTGATACCCAAGCAACACTACGCCTCCTCGCTGGCGGTTGATGATCCCTCCGTTTGGAGCAGCCTCATGGAAAGCGCAGTGAAAGTTGCCCGCTCTCTCGGCCTTGAAGACAAGGGCTGGAGAATGGTGATCAATACAGGAGAACAGGGCGGACAGACAGTACCCCACCTCCATTTGCACTTATTGGCAGGCCGCAATCTCGGATGGCCTCCGGGATAA
- the garR gene encoding 2-hydroxy-3-oxopropionate reductase translates to MEELYTRLRNCTIQSILILRNRLGSVLQFYHNKIHVKEELSLMKIGFIGLGIMGKPMAKNLIKAGHELTVFNRSRPAVDEVVAFSQGKAKAAETAADVAKGTELVLTMLPNSPHVKSVMLTDNKVADFMEPGAVFVDMSSINPIASKEIAEALAAKGIEMLDAPVSGGEPKAIDGTLSFMVGGKKEVFERIKPVLEAMGSSVVLCGEVGAGNVTKLCNQAVVAVNIAAVSEALMLGKKAGVDPEAIYQAIRGGLAGSTVMDAKAPMIMDRNFVPGFRIDLHIKDLNNVFDAAKSVDAPMPLTAQVFEMMKIVHADGHGKDDHSALALFYEKLANTEILRG, encoded by the coding sequence ATGGAAGAATTGTATACCAGATTAAGAAACTGTACAATTCAAAGTATACTGATTCTGCGGAACAGACTAGGTAGCGTGTTACAATTTTACCACAACAAGATTCATGTGAAGGAGGAACTGTCGTTAATGAAGATAGGATTTATCGGACTTGGGATAATGGGCAAGCCTATGGCCAAGAACCTCATCAAGGCCGGACACGAGCTCACCGTGTTCAACAGGAGCAGGCCTGCGGTTGACGAGGTAGTTGCGTTCTCGCAAGGGAAGGCTAAAGCCGCAGAGACCGCCGCCGATGTCGCGAAGGGCACGGAACTCGTGCTCACGATGCTGCCGAACTCCCCGCACGTCAAAAGCGTAATGCTCACCGACAACAAGGTCGCTGACTTCATGGAGCCGGGCGCGGTGTTCGTGGACATGTCGAGTATCAACCCCATCGCCAGCAAGGAGATAGCGGAAGCCTTAGCAGCAAAAGGAATAGAGATGCTCGATGCTCCTGTGAGCGGAGGAGAACCGAAGGCCATTGACGGGACATTGAGCTTCATGGTCGGCGGCAAGAAGGAAGTCTTCGAGCGCATAAAGCCGGTGCTTGAGGCTATGGGTTCGAGCGTGGTGCTCTGCGGTGAGGTCGGGGCAGGGAACGTTACGAAGCTGTGTAATCAGGCAGTCGTTGCGGTGAACATTGCGGCGGTGAGTGAAGCTCTCATGCTCGGCAAGAAAGCGGGTGTTGACCCTGAGGCGATCTATCAGGCGATACGAGGCGGCCTTGCGGGCTCGACAGTAATGGACGCGAAAGCTCCCATGATAATGGACAGGAACTTTGTGCCGGGCTTCAGGATTGACCTGCACATCAAGGACTTGAACAACGTTTTTGACGCGGCCAAGTCTGTGGATGCTCCGATGCCTCTGACGGCTCAGGTGTTCGAGATGATGAAGATTGTCCACGCTGACGGGCACGGAAAGGACGACCACAGCGCGCTTGCGTTGTTCTACGAGAAGCTGGCGAACACAGAGATACTTCGCGGCTAG
- the garD gene encoding galactarate dehydratase, with the protein MRDYVKLTDRDNVAVVTHDVKAGTEIMPGLLLLDDIPQAHKFALTDIPKDGEIIRYGVVLGYALDPIKRGAWINEHMLRLPVSPSVENMAWGTNIRTDLPEAPVKTFMGYRNPDGFYAGTRNILGIQTTVQCVQGVLNVAVERIKRELLPKYPNVDDVVAVNHAYGCGVAINAPNAKFPIRALRNIARHPNFGGQLMVVSLGCEKLTVDMLVGAENNTPDNVVVLQECKGYDAMLNAIMNLAEKKLAVLDQRRREELPLSELLVGMQCGGSDAFSGVSANPSAGYAADMLVQAGATVMFSEVTEVRDGVNFIAERCVSAEVRDRLAEEMRWYDAYLDAGEVDRSANPAPGNKKGGLSNIVEKAMGSIAKSGTSPIVEVLSPAERPTKHGMIYAATPASDMVCGPSQLASGIGLQVFMTGRGTPYGLAAAPVIKVCSRNEMKEQWPDVIDISAGEVVTGTKTIQEVGTELFRFIVDVASGVKKPYTEQYGLHNFLCIFNPAPIT; encoded by the coding sequence TTGCGGGATTACGTGAAACTTACAGACCGCGACAACGTTGCAGTAGTAACGCACGACGTTAAAGCGGGAACGGAGATAATGCCGGGCCTTCTTCTTCTGGACGACATACCTCAGGCCCACAAATTCGCCCTCACAGACATTCCGAAGGACGGAGAGATTATCAGGTACGGCGTTGTTCTGGGCTACGCACTTGACCCGATAAAGCGCGGTGCATGGATAAACGAGCACATGTTACGTCTGCCGGTCTCTCCGTCGGTCGAGAATATGGCTTGGGGAACGAACATCCGCACGGATCTTCCTGAAGCTCCCGTCAAGACCTTCATGGGCTACAGGAATCCCGACGGCTTCTACGCAGGCACGAGGAACATTCTCGGCATTCAGACGACGGTTCAGTGTGTGCAGGGAGTGCTGAACGTCGCGGTAGAACGCATCAAGCGCGAACTTCTGCCCAAGTATCCGAACGTTGATGATGTCGTAGCGGTGAATCATGCTTACGGCTGCGGGGTAGCCATCAACGCGCCCAATGCGAAGTTCCCGATTCGTGCACTGCGCAACATAGCCAGACACCCGAACTTCGGCGGACAGTTAATGGTCGTGTCGTTAGGGTGCGAGAAGCTGACGGTTGATATGCTAGTCGGAGCTGAGAACAACACGCCGGATAACGTAGTAGTCCTTCAGGAGTGCAAGGGTTATGACGCGATGCTGAATGCCATCATGAACTTGGCCGAGAAGAAGCTGGCTGTGCTTGACCAGAGGCGGCGCGAGGAACTGCCTTTGAGCGAACTGCTTGTTGGGATGCAGTGCGGAGGAAGCGACGCGTTTTCTGGCGTGTCGGCGAATCCCAGTGCTGGCTACGCGGCAGATATGCTCGTTCAGGCGGGAGCTACTGTGATGTTCAGCGAAGTAACGGAAGTCCGGGACGGCGTGAACTTCATCGCAGAACGCTGCGTGAGTGCTGAGGTTCGGGACAGGCTGGCGGAAGAGATGCGCTGGTATGATGCGTACCTCGACGCTGGAGAAGTCGACAGGAGCGCGAACCCTGCGCCTGGCAACAAGAAGGGCGGACTGAGCAACATCGTCGAGAAGGCTATGGGCTCAATCGCGAAGAGCGGGACATCACCAATCGTTGAGGTGCTCTCGCCTGCGGAACGTCCGACGAAGCACGGAATGATTTACGCGGCCACGCCTGCCAGCGACATGGTGTGCGGGCCCTCACAGCTTGCGAGCGGCATCGGGCTTCAGGTGTTCATGACGGGCAGAGGAACTCCGTACGGGCTTGCTGCTGCGCCGGTGATTAAGGTGTGTTCGCGCAACGAGATGAAGGAGCAGTGGCCGGATGTTATCGACATCAGCGCGGGAGAGGTTGTTACCGGCACGAAGACCATTCAGGAGGTCGGGACGGAGCTGTTCAGGTTCATTGTGGATGTTGCGAGCGGAGTGAAGAAGCCGTACACGGAACAGTACGGACTGCATAACTTCCTGTGCATCTTCAACCCTGCGCCGATAACGTAA
- a CDS encoding glycosyltransferase, whose product MKKVSLIVPLFRSEAFLPKLIDSIISQTYNNLEVILVDDGSPDNSGAIADEYSAKDARVRVIHKENGGTCSARNAGLDVASGYYLMFADGDDWLEPDCVEYLVGILENNNADMSMTDSVFTTRDRAQNNEDFIRVWDNKQAVAGIINKSIPVGPWNKCYKMEIVRNHNLSFSVPWFGEGLYFSTMSAMYSERVAVGHRRVYNYRLNNPNSGCTVKEVRHGMNALRNILYIRDCMTISSPEITEAFNWHIWANNFLLLNYIVCAGQKKEYMEEYLSAKSEMRRLFPLAMKNRFLPLKQKVKMVLATLCPDSAARYQQRRSIKAFRKDTTQ is encoded by the coding sequence ATGAAGAAAGTCTCTCTCATCGTTCCATTGTTCAGGTCAGAAGCATTCCTGCCAAAGTTAATTGACTCCATCATCAGCCAGACATACAACAACCTAGAGGTCATCCTTGTCGATGACGGCTCGCCGGACAACAGCGGGGCTATCGCGGACGAGTATTCCGCTAAGGACGCAAGAGTGCGGGTGATTCACAAAGAGAACGGCGGCACATGTTCCGCACGCAACGCCGGGCTGGATGTCGCGTCGGGGTATTACCTTATGTTTGCCGACGGGGACGACTGGCTTGAACCAGACTGCGTGGAATACCTCGTGGGCATCCTCGAGAATAATAACGCAGATATGTCGATGACGGACAGCGTCTTCACGACTCGGGACAGAGCCCAGAACAACGAAGACTTCATCAGAGTGTGGGACAACAAGCAGGCTGTAGCGGGAATCATCAACAAGTCTATTCCTGTAGGCCCGTGGAACAAGTGCTACAAGATGGAGATTGTACGCAATCATAATTTGTCGTTCTCTGTGCCGTGGTTCGGTGAGGGGCTGTACTTCTCGACAATGTCTGCGATGTATTCCGAACGCGTAGCTGTGGGACACAGGCGCGTCTACAACTACAGGCTGAACAATCCCAACAGCGGCTGTACAGTGAAGGAAGTCAGGCACGGCATGAACGCTCTTAGGAATATCCTGTACATCAGAGACTGCATGACGATCAGCAGCCCGGAAATCACCGAAGCCTTCAACTGGCACATATGGGCGAATAATTTTCTCCTGCTGAACTACATTGTGTGCGCGGGGCAGAAGAAGGAATACATGGAGGAGTATCTTTCTGCCAAGTCTGAGATGAGGAGGCTGTTTCCGCTCGCGATGAAGAACAGGTTTCTTCCGCTCAAGCAGAAGGTGAAGATGGTTCTTGCGACACTCTGCCCGGATTCTGCGGCTCGTTATCAGCAAAGGCGGAGCATCAAGGCTTTCAGGAAGGACACAACGCAGTAG
- a CDS encoding sel1 repeat family protein, producing MRRHSIFLAAAVLAVLMSSASFGFTREMYAEVPASINLEAVENLFARAMDKDSPDLEGDPKAQYELGVLFFTMFSAVRFEGVSEYDDADVYARVFNINVNLHQAAYWLRRAAYKDYAPAQYMLSQLDFWYLNEHDESFIWLDKASDAGYARAQAQKADWMTHSIKDTETLNQTIELATKAAEQGDAFGMEVLSRIYRNSSYPVYNEAKADEWAKKAREAAKNDPTISFDDEEEIPEGVQIPVIRSITEDQQ from the coding sequence ATGAGGAGACACAGTATTTTTCTCGCGGCGGCAGTTCTTGCGGTGCTGATGAGTTCTGCGTCATTCGGGTTTACGCGCGAAATGTACGCCGAAGTCCCGGCGAGCATAAACCTCGAGGCAGTCGAGAATCTTTTTGCCCGCGCAATGGACAAGGACAGCCCCGACCTTGAAGGCGACCCTAAAGCCCAGTACGAGCTCGGAGTTCTGTTCTTCACGATGTTCTCTGCTGTCAGATTCGAAGGGGTTTCGGAGTACGATGATGCAGATGTGTACGCAAGGGTCTTCAACATTAACGTCAACCTTCACCAAGCGGCTTACTGGCTCAGGAGAGCCGCATACAAAGATTACGCACCGGCGCAGTACATGTTGAGCCAGCTTGACTTCTGGTATCTGAACGAGCACGACGAGTCATTCATATGGCTGGACAAAGCCTCTGACGCGGGATATGCCAGAGCTCAGGCTCAGAAGGCAGACTGGATGACGCACAGCATCAAGGACACTGAGACGCTGAACCAGACGATCGAGCTTGCGACGAAGGCGGCGGAGCAGGGAGATGCTTTCGGGATGGAAGTTCTGAGCAGAATCTACAGAAACAGCAGCTATCCTGTCTACAATGAAGCCAAAGCCGACGAATGGGCAAAGAAGGCCAGAGAGGCGGCCAAGAATGACCCCACGATAAGTTTTGACGACGAAGAAGAAATCCCTGAGGGAGTACAGATCCCAGTCATCAGGAGTATAACGGAAGACCAGCAGTAG
- the ruvX gene encoding Holliday junction resolvase RuvX, translating into MSRVLALDIGTVRIGAAVSDTSGIIAQGLGVWNAETWFEDFDEALTKYDPKIIVVGLPSRTDGKPSEAAERVRGIVAELSAKYPEREFTLWDERFTTVIAQRAMLEADVSRRGRRKKVDKVAAVIILEDWLEANRK; encoded by the coding sequence GTGAGCAGAGTATTAGCCCTTGACATCGGCACTGTGAGAATCGGTGCGGCAGTCTCTGACACGTCGGGGATAATCGCGCAGGGACTCGGCGTGTGGAACGCTGAGACGTGGTTTGAGGATTTTGACGAGGCACTCACGAAGTATGACCCGAAGATTATTGTTGTCGGGCTTCCTTCACGCACTGACGGCAAACCCAGCGAGGCCGCAGAGAGGGTGCGCGGGATTGTCGCAGAGTTGTCGGCCAAGTACCCGGAGCGTGAGTTCACGTTGTGGGACGAGAGGTTCACGACGGTGATAGCGCAGAGGGCGATGCTTGAAGCTGATGTGTCGCGCAGAGGCCGGCGAAAGAAAGTCGACAAGGTTGCGGCGGTAATCATCCTCGAGGACTGGCTGGAAGCTAACCGCAAGTAA